One region of Haloterrigena salifodinae genomic DNA includes:
- a CDS encoding DUF7563 family protein codes for MLGYIRIRSHVTERYKRVFLDNQGVLHACSNQMEMFEGSGADE; via the coding sequence ATGTTAGGTTACATTAGAATTAGAAGTCACGTCACAGAACGGTACAAGCGGGTCTTCTTGGACAATCAGGGCGTCCTACACGCTTGCTCGAATCAAATGGAGATGTTCGAGGGGTCCGGGGCAGACGAGTAG
- a CDS encoding multicopper oxidase domain-containing protein produces the protein MPSIDYDSAADVIERLEQRLIESLTGETSVSRRTVLGSLGVAGSAAVGLGSTRASVVPGHNDEDGHGNFGTVGEYQDLDFDPHEFLTAFNTGDSGQDNVPQQIYEVDGRTIREFELTAVDTTITIAPGVEFQAWAYNGQVPGPTIRAVEGDLLRIKFTNLGRHAHTIHPHLKNLNPRMDGIPQNGPGVLDTGESFTYEWIAQPTGTHFYHCHSLPLKEHIHRGLYGTIIVDPDPERVRENPRDYVNYPGPITDDFRTQLVEEARSRNHEYAENDAVNEMVMIMNSFDTNFDGENEVYAANTRAFGYGVGETDGNGNWTAGETKRPIQIDKNELQRVYLANATEFDLINSFHTHSQFFDYYDHGTTLTPTRKTVDTIMQTQAQRGILEIDYSDHEPGLYMFHAHQSEFAELGWMSFFKVI, from the coding sequence ATGCCCTCGATAGATTACGATAGTGCAGCAGACGTCATAGAACGTCTCGAACAGCGATTGATCGAATCACTCACCGGTGAAACGAGCGTCAGTCGTCGCACAGTACTCGGCAGTCTCGGTGTTGCCGGGAGTGCAGCAGTCGGACTCGGGAGTACCCGAGCAAGTGTGGTGCCTGGCCACAACGACGAGGATGGACACGGTAACTTCGGCACGGTGGGCGAATACCAGGATCTGGATTTCGACCCGCACGAGTTCCTCACCGCGTTCAACACCGGAGACAGCGGACAGGATAACGTTCCCCAGCAGATCTATGAGGTGGATGGCCGAACCATCCGGGAGTTCGAATTAACTGCCGTCGACACGACGATTACCATCGCGCCGGGCGTTGAGTTCCAGGCATGGGCGTACAACGGCCAGGTGCCGGGTCCGACGATCCGCGCCGTTGAGGGAGACCTGCTCCGGATCAAGTTCACGAACTTGGGACGGCATGCTCACACGATTCACCCGCATCTGAAGAACCTCAACCCGCGAATGGATGGAATCCCTCAGAACGGGCCTGGTGTACTCGATACGGGGGAATCCTTCACCTACGAGTGGATCGCCCAGCCTACCGGCACGCACTTCTATCACTGCCACTCGCTCCCACTGAAAGAGCACATCCACCGCGGACTCTACGGCACGATCATCGTTGATCCGGACCCCGAACGCGTTAGGGAGAACCCACGCGACTATGTCAATTACCCTGGCCCGATTACTGACGACTTCCGGACACAGCTCGTCGAAGAGGCAAGGAGTCGGAATCACGAGTACGCCGAAAACGACGCCGTCAACGAGATGGTAATGATAATGAACTCGTTCGATACCAACTTCGACGGCGAAAACGAGGTCTACGCGGCGAACACACGGGCGTTCGGATACGGGGTCGGTGAAACCGACGGCAACGGTAACTGGACGGCGGGCGAGACAAAACGCCCCATCCAGATTGACAAGAACGAACTCCAGCGCGTGTACCTCGCCAATGCCACGGAGTTCGACCTCATCAATTCGTTCCACACGCACTCGCAGTTCTTCGACTATTACGACCATGGGACGACGCTGACGCCAACGCGCAAGACTGTGGATACGATCATGCAGACGCAGGCGCAGCGCGGTATCCTCGAGATCGACTACTCGGATCACGAACCCGGACTGTACATGTTCCACGCGCATCAGTCGGAGTTTGCCGAACTCGGCTGGATGAGCTTCTTCAAGGTGATCTAA
- a CDS encoding ZIP family metal transporter: MTDKGEHLTTDGGVPAENETTQPLGLPRWVSALLPIVLLVLVLGVFAFTSPLAGVQSGAPLPDVTVTHATLPSDDTVVLHVTNNGPESVTISQVLVDEAYWNFRVDGAGGDQTLAPMESAQIVVPYHWNPGWDLEVALVLSDGSTFHNTIVAPSQSPGFSLSLLGTLAVIGLFVGVIPVALGMLWFPYIKTMSDRWLHAVLLFAAGVLSFLAFDAGFEAFELAERVPGAYKGNLLVVFGIFGALLLVQAISAWREGRVAAGDSRASSGLWIAYLVAVGIGLHNLAEGLAIGSSFALGRVSLGAFLVIGFMLHNVTEGPAVVAPVARGKRPSLKHFAALGVIAGAPVILGGWIGSLAYSPTIGAFFLAIGVGAILQVNWEIARMVRDAGGRVASATNLLAFLFGLGVMYVTDLFVAL, translated from the coding sequence ATGACGGACAAAGGAGAACACTTGACGACGGACGGTGGTGTACCAGCTGAGAACGAGACCACACAGCCCCTCGGATTACCGCGGTGGGTCAGCGCGTTACTCCCGATCGTGTTGCTCGTGCTCGTCCTGGGTGTGTTCGCGTTCACGTCACCGCTTGCCGGTGTTCAAAGCGGCGCACCGCTCCCGGACGTGACGGTCACGCACGCAACGCTTCCGAGCGACGACACGGTCGTACTGCACGTGACGAATAACGGGCCCGAATCCGTGACGATATCACAGGTCCTCGTCGATGAAGCCTACTGGAATTTCCGGGTCGACGGAGCCGGTGGTGACCAAACGCTCGCCCCGATGGAAAGCGCACAGATCGTGGTTCCGTATCACTGGAATCCAGGGTGGGATCTCGAGGTCGCTCTCGTCCTCTCTGACGGATCGACGTTCCATAACACGATCGTCGCTCCGAGTCAGTCACCCGGATTTAGCCTCAGTCTGCTCGGGACGCTTGCAGTCATCGGGCTGTTCGTCGGTGTCATCCCGGTCGCACTCGGGATGCTATGGTTCCCCTACATCAAGACGATGAGCGATCGGTGGCTGCACGCCGTGCTCTTATTCGCGGCCGGCGTACTGAGCTTCTTGGCGTTCGACGCCGGGTTCGAGGCGTTCGAACTCGCCGAGCGGGTTCCAGGCGCGTACAAGGGCAACCTCCTGGTCGTCTTCGGAATCTTTGGCGCACTTCTTCTGGTCCAGGCGATCAGTGCGTGGCGTGAGGGCCGTGTCGCCGCTGGCGATAGTCGGGCGAGTAGCGGTCTCTGGATCGCCTATCTGGTCGCGGTAGGGATCGGTCTGCACAACCTCGCGGAGGGACTTGCTATCGGGAGTTCGTTTGCACTCGGGCGTGTGTCGCTCGGGGCATTCCTCGTGATTGGGTTCATGCTCCACAACGTGACGGAAGGCCCGGCCGTCGTTGCACCGGTTGCCCGCGGAAAACGCCCGTCGCTCAAGCACTTCGCCGCACTCGGCGTTATCGCCGGCGCACCCGTCATCCTCGGTGGCTGGATCGGTAGTCTTGCGTACTCGCCGACGATCGGCGCCTTCTTCCTCGCGATCGGGGTTGGTGCGATCCTGCAGGTCAACTGGGAGATCGCTCGAATGGTTCGGGATGCGGGCGGTCGCGTGGCCAGCGCCACGAACCTGCTTGCATTCCTGTTTGGCCTCGGCGTTATGTACGTGACCGACCTCTTTGTGGCGCTCTAA
- a CDS encoding cupredoxin domain-containing protein — MPDNHTFEPKTTTIKSGETVTWTNESDIQHTVTAYEDEIPDEAEYFASSGFESERAARNRINEGLIAPGENYKHTFDQPGTYEYYCIPHESSRMVGTIRIE, encoded by the coding sequence ATGCCCGACAACCACACGTTTGAGCCGAAGACTACGACGATCAAATCTGGAGAGACGGTAACGTGGACGAACGAGAGCGATATCCAGCACACGGTTACAGCGTACGAAGACGAGATTCCAGACGAGGCCGAGTACTTCGCAAGTAGTGGCTTTGAGTCAGAGCGTGCTGCGAGAAACCGGATCAACGAGGGACTCATCGCTCCGGGCGAGAACTACAAGCACACGTTCGATCAACCCGGAACGTACGAATATTATTGTATCCCACACGAGAGTTCTAGGATGGTCGGAACGATTCGAATCGAATGA